The following are encoded together in the Chlorocebus sabaeus isolate Y175 chromosome 20, mChlSab1.0.hap1, whole genome shotgun sequence genome:
- the UBL4B gene encoding ubiquitin-like protein 4B — MFLTVKLLLGQRCNLKVSGQESVSTLKKLVSKRLKVPEEQQHLLFRGQLLEDDKRLSDYCIGPNASINVIMRPLEKTALKEAHQPKTQPLWHRLGPVLAKHFEPQDAKAVLQLLRQEHEERLQKISLEDLEQLAQYLLAEGLHVESAGERELKAKARPQSSCDMEEKEEAAADQ; from the coding sequence atgttCCTCACAGTCAAGCTGCTCCTGGGCCAGAGATGCAATCTGAAGGTGTCAGGGCAAGAGAGTGTATCCACACTGAAGAAACTGGTGTCCAAGCGGCTGAAGGTGCCTGAGGAGCAGCAGCACCTGCTTTTCCGTGGCCAGCTCCTGGAGGATGACAAGCGCCTCTCCGACTACTGCATTGGGCCCAATGCTTCCATCAATGTCATCATGCGGCCCTTGGAGAAGACAGCGCTAAAAGAGGCCCACCAGCCCAAGACCCAGCCCCTGTGGCACCGGCTGGGACCTGTCCTAGCTAAACACTTTGAACCACAGGATGCCAAGGCTGTGCTGCAGCTGCTAAGGCAGGAGCACGAGGAGCGCCTGCAGAAGATAAGCCTGGAGGACCTGGAGCAGCTGGCCCAGTACCTCCTGGCAGAGGGGCTGCATGTGGAGTCAGCTGGAGAGAGGGAGCTCAAGGCGAAGGCACGGCCTCAGAGCTCCTGCGAcatggaggagaaggaggaggcagcAGCTGATCAGTAA